From Allorhodopirellula heiligendammensis:
AGATCGTATTTACTAGGATGGGACCTAACTTTGAAGACTAATTATTCTCGCGTGATCGGTGTCGATGTAGCTTCTGAAGAGCTCGACATCGACGATTCCGAGCAAAAGATCGCCCAAGCGGTGCCCAATACGGTTGCGGCCGTCGCAAAGAAGCTGGTCGCCAGGATTAAATCGCCCAGCAACACGCTGGTTGTCTGCGAAGCGACTGGGGGCTACGAGCACGTGCTTGTCGACGCGATGCACGAAGCGGGTATTCCCGTTTGCATCGCTAATCCACGCCAAGTTCGTGACTTTGCAAAGGGCCATGGCTATTTGGAGAAGAGCGACGTCATTGATGCCCGAATGATTCGACGTTTTGGCGAGGATGTCGAGATCCATTTGACACAGCAAAGGTGCCCCGAAGAGAAACGCCACCAAGCGCTTGTGCGTCGGCGTTGCCAAGTCATAGGATTGCTCAATGCGGAGAGAAACCGTCTTGCGCAAACACATGATTGCTATGCTTGCGAATTGATCGAACTCACGATTCTACACCTGCAAACGCAGCTAAAATCAATTGATGAGCAGCTGGAGGCGTTGCTCACCGAGCGAGCTAAGACGGATCCGAAGGTCAATATTCTTCTGAGCGTACCAGGTGTCGGTAGCATTACTGCTTCGACCATTCTGGCAGAATTGCCAGAGCTGGGGACTCTCAGCCGGGCACAGATTGCAAAGCTCGTCGGGGTGGCGCCAATCATTAATCAAAGTGGCAAGTCGGACAAGAAACGCCGTGCACGAGGAGGCCGCTCGCAAGTTCGCT
This genomic window contains:
- a CDS encoding IS110 family transposase — translated: MKTNYSRVIGVDVASEELDIDDSEQKIAQAVPNTVAAVAKKLVARIKSPSNTLVVCEATGGYEHVLVDAMHEAGIPVCIANPRQVRDFAKGHGYLEKSDVIDARMIRRFGEDVEIHLTQQRCPEEKRHQALVRRRCQVIGLLNAERNRLAQTHDCYACELIELTILHLQTQLKSIDEQLEALLTERAKTDPKVNILLSVPGVGSITASTILAELPELGTLSRAQIAKLVGVAPIINQSGKSDKKRRARGGRSQVRCVLYMAAMSAAQHNPVIKRFYSGLRSRGKLAKVAQTASMRKLVTILNDMVRNGESWRKADVSLSK